The following DNA comes from Terriglobia bacterium.
CTGGCAGGTATCATCAGGGCAATCAACAACAATGCCGCGTTGGGAAGCGTCGTTCGAAGTGTTGTCATGGGGTTCTCCTTCGCGCGACAGTATAAGCGGATTCGCGCACGTCTGATTCTGCGAAACAAGTTTAGCCGCAGATTGCGCGGATTACGCAGATGGGCGCAGAAAGAGGCTTATTGATGCGCTTATCTGCGTAATCCGCGCAATCTGCGGCTAAACAACTTTGACGGAGCCCTCAGGGTTGGGCGTTGTGGTGAAACAGGTGCCGGCTGATGTCTGGCCGGAACTCGACAAAGATCGCGCCGATCGTTCCCTCGGCCGTCACTACGGCAAAATCGTCTGCCATTGGCTGTAGCCGGCAGGAGGCACTTATACACAACAATTGCGTCTGGACCGGCGGCGGCGGCGTGAAATAGAATCTTCGCCGGCGTTTACCTCGACCAGCCTGGTCAATGGCTGTTAAACAAAAGCTAGGAGAACAACAATGTATAGAAATGTCTTGCGTGTGCTCACACTATTGATGCTGAGCCTGGCAGTTGCCGCCGGACTGACGTTGGGGCAACGCCGAGGGGCGGCGCCTGCCGCAAATAATGCGGATTGGCCGACCTTCGGCGGCGATAACACACGCACGAACGCCAACATGGCGCCGACGCAAATCACGGCAGCGAATGTCGGATCGATGGTGCGCCAGCAGGTCACCGTCTCCGCGCCGATCGACGCAGGACTCATTTATCTTCGCGGCGTTCAGGTCAACGGCGCATCCCACGACGTCTTTTTCGGGACGACAAACCTCGGTCACACGGTTGCGATCGATGCGAAAGAGGCCAAAGTGCTGTGGGAATTCGGCCCTCCGGGTTTCGATGAAACTGCCGCCATGAATCCGCAGCGCGGCGCCGACAATCCTTTCGGCGCGAAAGAGATCACAAACTCGTCACCGGTAGCCGACGCCAACCGGCAATTCATTTATGCCGCATCCTCCGACGGAAATGTCACCAAGATCTCGATCGCAAACGGAAAGGCCGTCTGGAGTACGGCCGTCACCAAACTTCCGAAAATCGAGAAAATGGATTCGCCATTGTCCTTCGTCAACGGACATGTGCTCGCGCCGACCGCCGGCTATGTGGGCGACGCCGGAACCTACCAGGGACATGTCGTCATGATGAACGCGCAGACCGGCGCCATCGAGCACGTCTGGAACTCCCTCTGCAGCGACCGCACGGAATTAATGGATCCGGCGACCTGTTCACATGTGCAGTCGGCCATCTGGGGACGCGCCGGCATCGTGGTCGACCCGGCCACCGGCAACCTTCTGTTCGCCACCGGCAACGGCGATTATGACGGCAAGACGAACTGGGGCGATGCGCTGATTATGCTGGACCCGACCGCAACCAAGATGCTCGGCAACTGGACCACGACGAACAATGCGGATTTGCAAAAACGCGATCTCGACATGGGCTCCACCTCTCCTGTCCTCCTCGGAGACGGCTACATCGCACAGGGCGGCAAGGACGGCACGATCCGCCTCCTGACGATGGACATTATTAAAGGAACCACAGGACATCAGGGCGGAGAGCTTCAAGTGGTACCGACGCCGGGCAGCGCGCAGCTTCTTTCGGCTTCGGCCACTGCAAAGATCAATGGCACCACCTACCTGTTTGCCGCCCAGGGCGGACGTGGCGGCGGCGGCACCACGGCGTGGACTTTCGGAAGGGATCACATGCTGAAGGAAGCCTGGAAAAACCCAACGCCGGGCAACACGCCGTTCTACACAGGAGGATTGCTGTTCACCTATAACGCCCAGGCCGGCGGCGTGCAGGTCTTCAACGCCGAGACCGGTGCAGCGGTTGCAACGCTTCAATCGGGCGCAGGTCACTGGAACAGCCTCATCGTCGTGGACAACCGCATCGCGCTTCCCGAAGGAGCCATCAGCGGATTCGGCGGAGGAGGCGGCCGCGGACGTGGACGCGGAGCCGCTCCGCCGCCCGCAACTCCGCCGGCTCCCGCCGCTCCGGCGACGCCACCGGCGGGTATTGTTAATATCTGGCATCTGTCCTGATCCGGAAACCAATGGCAAGATTTGTCCTTATACATGGCGCGTTCACCGGGGCATGGATCTGGCGGCCGCTGATGGACCGTTTGAAGAGCGCCGGACATTCCGTGGAAGCGTTCGACCTGCCCGGCTGTGGTGACGACCAAACGCCCGTAAGCGGTGTCACTTTGGATGCGTGCGCTGCCCGGCTGTGTGAAGTGCTGGGCGGCAGTTCCGAACCGGCGATCGTCGCCGGCAACAGTATGGGCGGCATCATTGCAACGCAAGGGGCGGCGCGATGTCCGGACCGTGTCGCGGCGCTCGTGTACGTGACGGCGTTCGCGCCGAAAGACGGTCAGAGTCTACTCGACTTGACCCGGCTGCCGGAGGGAACGGGCGATCAGGTCCAGGCCAATGTCGTTATAGAAGGAGAACCACCGGTTGCGATCATGCCGGCCGGGGCGTCGCGTCAGGCGTTGTACGGCTTCTGCACAGAGGATGTGGCCACATGGGCCATCGAACGGCAGCGCCCGCAACCGGTCGCGCCATTCGCGACGCCGGTGTCCATCCGTCCCGGGGCTCTCGACAGCATTAACCGGTATTACGTCGTATGCACACAAGATCGAGCCATCTCACCGGCCTTGCAGCGGCGCATGATCGCCGAAAACCCGTGCGCGGACGTCGTCGAACTCGACACCGATCACACGCCTCACCTATCGATGCCAGACGAATTGGCCAAGGCGCTCAATCGATTCGCGGCGCACGTGTAGACGCGGCCTTAGAAAATGTGAATGAATCAGCGCCGGAGGCGCGTCAGATTTTAGCCCCGGCCGACAGGCGAATTTGATGGAATTTCCTTTGTCTACGGTTCCACCCGCACTGTCG
Coding sequences within:
- a CDS encoding PQQ-binding-like beta-propeller repeat protein, yielding MYRNVLRVLTLLMLSLAVAAGLTLGQRRGAAPAANNADWPTFGGDNTRTNANMAPTQITAANVGSMVRQQVTVSAPIDAGLIYLRGVQVNGASHDVFFGTTNLGHTVAIDAKEAKVLWEFGPPGFDETAAMNPQRGADNPFGAKEITNSSPVADANRQFIYAASSDGNVTKISIANGKAVWSTAVTKLPKIEKMDSPLSFVNGHVLAPTAGYVGDAGTYQGHVVMMNAQTGAIEHVWNSLCSDRTELMDPATCSHVQSAIWGRAGIVVDPATGNLLFATGNGDYDGKTNWGDALIMLDPTATKMLGNWTTTNNADLQKRDLDMGSTSPVLLGDGYIAQGGKDGTIRLLTMDIIKGTTGHQGGELQVVPTPGSAQLLSASATAKINGTTYLFAAQGGRGGGGTTAWTFGRDHMLKEAWKNPTPGNTPFYTGGLLFTYNAQAGGVQVFNAETGAAVATLQSGAGHWNSLIVVDNRIALPEGAISGFGGGGGRGRGRGAAPPPATPPAPAAPATPPAGIVNIWHLS
- a CDS encoding alpha/beta fold hydrolase — encoded protein: MARFVLIHGAFTGAWIWRPLMDRLKSAGHSVEAFDLPGCGDDQTPVSGVTLDACAARLCEVLGGSSEPAIVAGNSMGGIIATQGAARCPDRVAALVYVTAFAPKDGQSLLDLTRLPEGTGDQVQANVVIEGEPPVAIMPAGASRQALYGFCTEDVATWAIERQRPQPVAPFATPVSIRPGALDSINRYYVVCTQDRAISPALQRRMIAENPCADVVELDTDHTPHLSMPDELAKALNRFAAHV